From Impatiens glandulifera chromosome 7, dImpGla2.1, whole genome shotgun sequence:
AGTAAGGAGTATAAAAAGGTAAATTGAATGAATCCACATCTTCCTTTTTAACTAGCCCCTGTAATCACAACCAAActagttgatatatatatgtgtatgtaaacaaaaaatctttaaaaagagaagaaaacaaAGTCTTTTAGAAATTAACAAGCATTCTCTaaagaatttaaaatagaatCCAAACCTGAGAAACCATATCAAGAAGTGATTGAGCCAATAATTCCCAAAGGCAACAACCATCATTGCTAGATGGTTCTGGAATGCTCCTTCCCAAAAGTGTAAGGATCATTTTCCCTTTTGGCAAAATTTCTTGAGATCTCTTGTTAAGGAATGAGTAAAAGTCCTTATTAAATTGATTCTTGTAAGCATCAAACACAATGGGAAGACAATCTTTGGCCATGTAGATATGTCCTTTGTTGTCTAGATTTTCTGGTACCTATATTATAAtcaatatcaaattaattatgaaaaaaatagttaattagaaGCTATGTTTaaacattgattttttttttttgttttgttaaaataaacctgAGAGAGCCAATGAAGACTACTCGAAGAGTGTACAAAATGCAAACTTTTGCTTGGTAGCAACCTCTCATAAAAAGATGATGCCACGACAGAGATGAAACACCTTTGACTAAATTCATGTCCATATTTCTCCTTAAGTTGCTCGTAGAATAATGGGAGTgcattaaaaatgttattgaaGTCGTTTTTGTACAAATCGTTCAACAAAATCGATATCTCTGGGGATTGGTTGTTGTTTTGGTTGGACAAAGTGTAGAAGGTGTCGATAATCTCTGACATAAATAACAGAGTGTTGGGCCCAGAACCACAACCAATATCCGCAATCTTAAAactctttaatttttcaaatgatgTTAAATGATTTGTAAACATCTCTTTGATGGTATTCTTCACAATTGGCAGTGCCATATTCATCCACCTCATCTAAATGGAATTGGAGAAAAGAGAATAAGTTTAGGTAATTTATGAAAAAGTAAATGTTCCACTACTCATGGATTAAAAAATGGCATAAGTTTATTTTCATAGGTTTTAAGCTGATGAAAGTATAGATAAATATAATGAGAGATATAAAcctgaatatttgaattttttgcGTAACTCTTCTCTCCATCACCTTGCTTCATGTGAAGAATGTTTATGGTAGACATATCTGATCAATGAGATTTCATAAGAGAAACTTCACATATTTATAGCCTTACTAGGTttgggttattttaataatctaaatccaaaaataattcattttctcTACTATTTAAAACAccctttctttttaaattattatttattattattatatattatactacatattaagttttttttttataaaaaataatatatacctccttaaaattatcatttaataactcatattatttaattaacagataaaaaaaaaatgtacataATTATAAGCCTGAAACACAGTTATGCTTAGTTCAGAttcagattatttaaataacttaattatttaaataacttaattaattatttaaataattggtgataattttgagatatatatatttttggtaaaaaaaattaagtgtattaatatataataataaaataaaaaataataatttaaaataaaatgtattttagaaTGTTAGataatgaattgaataatgTGATTGACGAGAGGGAGAATGATATGATAATTATAGTTGATTTAAATAACCTATATCGAATAAGGTTTTACATGTcacttttttctattatttttttccaattaAAGTAGAACTAGCATGATACCCACCACCATGGTCCCCGTTTAGATTCAAACCATTTTCAGATGCAATTAAATCCGTGACTTTTTGATCTTTTAATTCGACTTTTACCACTGAACTATGGTGTTGTCACTATCTTATTAAAGTACAtaataaaaggaaaataaacAAGGGAAAACCGGCAAAGAAAAAGTATAAGgagtaaaaaaatgaaatatttgtgttgttatatatatatatatatatagactgtataatttaaatgagataaaagtgataatttttatgaaaatcaaactttatatttgttttaaaatataaagtcttattagctcagttgattaaaatgtttttattatattcttagattataaattcaaaacttatatatgtcatttttattttttaaatttaactgtTTCAAATTTTATGAGCGGATCAAACCCTCAAATTAACAATTCGACCAGTTACTCTAACAAAACGGGTCGTGTTTATGGTGTGATGAcctaatgatttaaaaaaaattgtttatatatatttattataaaaattaatacaaaatttaaaatgatataaatgcaTAAtcacactttatatttattttaaaatatgaagtcttAATTATCATTGTGAACTTCAAAActaatatatcttatttttaattttattttttaaatttaaccgttTAAATTTTATGGTTGAGTTAACACTATTTATTTACTCTAATCAAATAGGTAGTGCGAGTACTCAgtaatttgagaaaattatgtttatatatattacaaaattaatacatttttttttgaattaatgagAATTAGTATAACCCCTATAACTATGACTTCGAttcaacaaaatttaaaattatataaatgtagtGTCAcacttttatcaaatattatgttattttaaaatataaagttttattagtttagttaatttatttgttatatttatattgttgtaagttcaaaatttatatgtcatttataatgttatttttaaaatttaaccatGATGAAGAGTTTGTTAAAATAGAGAAAGATTATATTGAATGTTATATTTAAAGTTACATAGGTTAGCTCTAATATATAGACAATAGATTacactaataaaaaaactaatataatattaatattatattgtgataatatcttacaaatatattatctttatattataacattccTTCTCAAACTTATGATGGAAATGATTTGAACAATttgaggttgaagacgagaTGTTGAAATGTTGATGATGTATTTTTCAAACTTCAGAAACTCATGAGCTCCATCTAGTTAAAAGATGGAAGTGTGTTGACTGATAAAACAACGAAGAAGTAGAATCCCATGGGCATTGAATGCTTAGGTGAAACAACAACTGAATGAACACTAAAGTTACTCGTGAGTCTCGAGATCCATCCTACGACGGGATAGTAGTGTGTTGCATAAAATCAACGAAAAATGTAGATTACCATGGGCATAGAATGTTAGGTGAAACAACATCTGAAAAGAAACACATCATAACGAATTGATGGTAGTGTGTGACTAAATAACTAGTAAGGAAACCCATATGATTGGAttaagattaataaaaatatgagcaTTGACTACTAGGATAAAGTAATAACTGAAAACAAAACTCAGAGAATataattgtcaaaaaaaaaaaatcaatagaattatttgaaaaaaaatattattaaaaatataataataattaatagagcTTTATTAGAGCCATCCATCAAAGACTaaagtaaccattgatggaggcacCGAAAGACTAAATTTTATAGCTTAAGAACAAAACTTTGACTctaatattatgttaatttagAAGAAATTGAATTAGAATGTTATTTGGGTCAATCCCCAAAATAACAATCCGACTCGTTTATTCTAAGAAAAAGGTAGTGTGTTCTGGTGtgtttagttaattatttgaaaaaactgtattcctatatatatatttaataaatgtggATCTAACTTATTCTATACtaactaggggtgagcaaacgggtaaacccaacccatattaccCAACctatattcaacccaaattaaatttacccaactcATAATttaacccatattatttactaatatgggttgggttaagtatgggttgggtaacccaaattattttatttttattttttcatttaacatgtatttgactcatttaacacatttttattcgtttaacacgtttttgacatatttaagatgtttttcatatttttcatgtttttaacacgttttaacatgattaacacatttttcacattttgacatgtttaatacgttttttacacgtttaacacgttttgacacgtttaacacattttgacacgtttaacacatttttgacacgtttttggcacgtttaacacatttttgatacgttgaacacgttttacatattattaacatgtttaatacgtttttaacacgtttttgacatgtttttccatgattacgacacatttaacacattttgacatgtttttcacgtttttgacacgtttaacacgtttaacatgtttttaacattcctaacacatttaacatgtttttacatgttttcacgttttttgcacgtttaacgcgttttgacacgtttaacacattttctacgtttttgacacgtttaacacgtttttgatacgttttcatgttttcgacatgtttaatacgtttttcacacgtttaacacctttttggcacgtttaacacattttgacacgtttaacattgttttcatgttttgacatgtttaacacgtttttgacacgtttgacacattttgacacatttttcacgtttttggcacgtttaacacgttttgacatgtttaacatgtttttcacatttttcacatttcgacacgtttaacatgtttttaatatgtttaacatgtttttcacatgttttcacgtttttgacacgttttggcacgttttaagCACATTTTAAGTTTAACTgagttttaacatgtttaacatgtttctcacatttttgtcacgtttaatacatttttcacacgtttgacgtgccaaaacgtgaaaattgtgttaaacgtgccaaaacgtgaaaacgtgttaaccatgtcaaaaacgtgtcaaatatgttaataacgtgttaaacaagctaaaaacatgaaaaatatgttaaacgtgtgaaaacgtgttaaacatgtgaaaaccgtgttaaatgtgttaaacatatcaaaaacgtgttaaacgtgttaaaatgtcaaaaacgtgttaatcgtgccaaaaacgtaaaaacgtgttaaacttgtcaaaaacgcgttaaacgtattaaacatgtcaaaaatgtgttaaacgtgacaaaacgtgATAAATgagttattagtgtgaaaacgtgttaaacatgccaaaaacgtgttaaacgtgtgaaaaacgtgttaaaatgttaaaaacgtgttcgacttaaagttgaaagatgattagtttatattggattaatataaagaattaaattaaatatatataatttaggtaatttgggtaaccctaaccaaactcaaattaaacccaacccatattcaacccaacccatactcaatccaacccatattaaccaacccaaattaatattttgggtttgggttagggttgagtttgggtaaacccaaattatgggTACCACTAATACTAACGCATGAACTCACTCATTTGAATTAAAGACCGagttctattttatttataaatggcCAACTATACAAGATTTTaggttttcttttaaagttGATTTTTAATGTTACCATAGGTTTtctttaagttaatttttaatgtaaccataattaaatattatgagattaattatattattcaatttattaataaaaatataaaaatattatttatttttaaaaatattttattattgtatattaatagctttttaaaaatattttaacaaaaactaaaatatgtagTCTTAAAACTACTCTCTTATCAacccttttcaaataaactaagtttatttaaataagttgaacATGCTAATTGACTACTCGATCTTTTAAGTTTACTTGTAATAAGTTAGATAGGATggatgaaattgatatttaattatattaaaattttaactgaACAGACACAAATTAACatttttgaaataaactaaatttatttaaataatttgaacatGCTATTGACTACTCTTTGAAGATGACTTGTAATAAGTTAGATAGGATGTAtgtaattgatatttaattatattaaaattttaactgaACAGACACATtaacatttttcaaataaacaatgtttgtttaaataatttgaacatGTTAATTGACTACTCTTAGAATTTGAATTGTAATAAGTTACACGTagtcaatttgaatttgaacaTGTTAATTGACTActcttataatttgaatttgaatttgaatttgataggAGGGATGGGGGGAATGGATggaatgatatttaattatattaagactgatgaaattgatatttaattatattaagactgatgaaattgatatttaattaattaaaatcataacTGAACAGACATGCACAAtaacatttttcaaataaactatgtttatttaaataatttgaacatCTAATTGACTGCTTTTTGAAGTTGACTTGTAATAAGTTAATAGGatgatgaaaattaaatttatttatatttaaatataaaattaattaaaaaataataattaaataacactataaaaaaattatatctacaaaattaattatattaattaatttatttaaataaataatatattattttaaacttataaatataaatttatttattttaacgtaaaatcttttaattcgtaaaatctaaattatttataaactcgtgaaattttaaaatcttattatcgtaaatttaaaatcgtaagagtttaactATTTATAAGTTTACATATAATTAGactttttaactttttctaaaataataaaatcttatgattttaagagttaatttaagattttaacCGCCTTGGTTGAGACTCATTGACGAGTAGACCAAATATGTCTTAGACTTGGATCGTGGAGTGAGCAACTAGATGCGGGTAtgtgttgagttatggagcctacacttataataaactctataatagttaattaaagtttattggtttgtatttggtttggGGTTTGGGAATGACCAagaattatttatgttttattacctgaatgtttaccctataaatatattaagagtTTACATTGATAAGACAAAATTCtaaagagataaagtgtgagctatgcaaaaactatgtattccttcttctttttcatagtgaaatctgatGGCGGCTGAAGTAGACATAGgtcatttgagtgaaccactataaatttgtatCTTCTTGTGCTCTTCTTTTCTTGTATTTTTACAGATCGTTTCAAGTATGTCAGATTTGAgggatccaaatcctaacaactggtatcagagtaTTTATGCTAGATTGGAGCATTGGAAACCGATGACAAGCAAGAACAATATATGACACgagattggaagatttgatggaacATATTATGCATTCTGGAGGATACAGATTAatgattatctctatggaaagaagatTCATGTTCCTTTAAGTGAGAAACTAGAAAAGATAGATGAAATTGAAtgaaaactccttgatagacggGTTTTGAGAGTTTTCCGAGTGACGCTAGCCAAAATTATTGCTCATAacgtagcaaaggagaagaccaccatgggtctaaTGAAAGCTTTctttgatatgtatgagaaactatctactaacaacaatgtacatttaatgaaaaaaactcttcaatttaagaatggttgatggtacttctatcACTACTTATTTGAActaatttaatacaattgtaAATCAACTACtatatattgagattgattttagggatgaagttagtgccctgattttgttagcatctctaccaaataattgagaacctatgagggcaacaaTTAGTAACTCTGTTAGAAATTCCAAATTGAATTTTACTGAAGTTAGAGACCGTATTTTTGATGAAGATGTTCATAAAATTGATTCTAGTAAAAAGTTCAAAGGTTCTACTCTTAATGTTGAAAATAGGGTAGAGGTAATGACaaaaatttcaaccgaggtaagagtaGATCTATGTCGAGGAATATGAGGAGTCAATTCAAGTCTGGGTGAACATTTGattgctggaattgtggtaagtAGAGTCACTAAACTGcaaaataacaaaaagaaacggtgatgataaaattGATACAGCCAACGCAGTTACATAAACTGACATTGATTCATTGAttttgtctgttgatagcccgatcgATTCACGAATTTTGAATTTAGGAGCGTCTTttcacaccactgcccacaaagaattaatggagaattatgtggctggaaattatgggcatgggggacatcaaattgaagatgacaaacatttctgtttggaagattactaaggtgagacacattacaagtttaatacgcaatctgatttctgctacacaacttgatgaaaaatatcatattttctgTTGtagaaatggtgcgtggaatgTGACTAAAGGATAAATaattgttgctcgaggtcataaAACTAGAACGTTATAGACAATTTCAACTTATAGAGAAACAattgttgttgtagttgatgactcaaaGAATATTGAGCTATGACATTACAGGTTGAACCATATGAACGAAAAATAGATGAaatttcttttgaagaatggacaaatTCCAAAACTAAAGtatgttgaacatcagttatgtgaaaactgtaTTCTAACATTATATCATAAATGGTGAGCCACCAAATATTGTTGGCATGttggacatcaaattgaagatgtcAAACTGTTatatttggaagattaataaggtgagacacattccaagtTTAATGTGAAAGCTAATTTCTGCTACACAACCTGATGAAGAAtttagttgtggaaatggtgcatgtaAGTTGACTAAAGGATCTATAGTTGTTGCTCGCGGTCACAAAATtagaacgttatacacgacttcaacttgtatagaagttgttgttgtagttgaCGACTCAAAGAACATTGACTTATGAACgtaaaagggatgaaaattcttttgaagaatggccAAATTCTAGAACTGAAGTaagttgaacatcagttatgtgaaaactacatttttggaaaacagaaacgggtgagtttcttaaaaattgggaaggagctcacgaaagaaagactagagttggtacacactgatgtgtggggacctgtacatgtttcttctattggtgGATTATACTACTACGTGACTTTTATAGACGATTCTACAAGAAAAGTATGTGTTTACTTTATGAAGAACAAGTATgatgtatttgttattttcaaaagTGGAAGGATTTagtttaaaatgaaacaaatcagaaggttaagtgcttgagatccgactaAGGAGGCGAGTATATCAGTTCagattttaaagaatattatgATGTAAATGTGATCAatatggtgaagattgttccTCGAACACCTCAAGAAAATGGAGTAACTGGACGGATGAATCGAACATTAAACTTGCATTTTAGAAGAATGAGATTGCATGCTGGGATGCCTAAAACGTTTTAAGCAGAAGCTATAAACATTGTTGCCTACTTGAATTAAGAATTCTTGAAGAAGActagagcaataaaaaggtaaacctttcttatttgaaagtgtttggttgtttatcatatgttcatattaatgaatgtgataggagcaagcttgatccaaagtctaaaaaatatttttttattggttatggtgatatcaagtttggttatcgttttaagataatcaaaatcggaagattaTTTATAGCAAGAACGTTAATTTCAATGAATAAGTTCTCTACAAAGAATGTGTTAGGAAGACATTAGATgatgattccaagttggaagagactggtattgtcaatttgagagatttttcaactgaatatataccgactgttGAAGAAGACCAAtggttgaagatgaaatcgttgagaacatGGTTTCAGAggcaaatcagcaaacaccgattatatagttaaaaagaTCATTAAGAAATAGAAAACTAGTCGAGAGGTGGTccccatctctaaactatatcttgttgacagatagagatGAACCTAAATTacgaggaagcaatacaatctaatgaattagacttgggagctcactgagctaccaaagggaaagaaaacacttcacaataaatggatcttcaagaataaaaaagaacatgacaaaaccatgaggtacaagacAATGTTGACTGTGAACGAATTTCAATAGAAGGAAGGTATTGattacaatgagatcttctctctagtagataaattgatgacaatcagaactattttgagtttggttgtaaaagaagattttcattttcaacaaatggatgtcaaaactacttttcttcatggtgatttggatgaagagatttacatgtgACAACCACAAGGCTTTGAAATCAAATGAAAAG
This genomic window contains:
- the LOC124909965 gene encoding probable jasmonic acid carboxyl methyltransferase 2, giving the protein MALPIVKNTIKEMFTNHLTSFEKLKSFKIADIGCGSGPNTLLFMSEIIDTFYTLSNQNNNQSPEISILLNDLYKNDFNNIFNALPLFYEQLKEKYGHEFSQRCFISVVASSFYERLLPSKSLHFVHSSSSLHWLSQVPENLDNKGHIYMAKDCLPIVFDAYKNQFNKDFYSFLNKRSQEILPKGKMILTLLGRSIPEPSSNDGCCLWELLAQSLLDMVSQGLVKKEDVDSFNLPFYTPYCDEVKEIVMKENSFDLDKIEVYKCNWDPNDEDDYNSIFNKKKSGENIAKRIRAVSESMLVTHFGELPLDMVFKIFAERKKLVGALDHHRRLQVKSAAALATGQADGSAQGSAHAKDEPKY